One part of the Aspergillus luchuensis IFO 4308 DNA, chromosome 5, nearly complete sequence genome encodes these proteins:
- a CDS encoding uncharacterized protein (COG:S;~EggNog:ENOG410PPZR;~TransMembrane:1 (n4-15c20/21o189-211i)) has product MSSGAAAAAAGAAAATSANAAGAATTTPTETQAETTSQSTTEATPTSEATTSQETSAEPTTSVSTPSTTSTSSTSESTSSATTTSIPSTSSTSTSSTSTTEAPSTTTSATSHTTATPVVTEVVTTTPSNGSTGGVETLTITSTDTTLPTGTAGTVGNGVTATGSGSAAAASSTGGSGGGSSGLSAGGTIAVAVVVPVASVAIIILAALYFWRKWKSKKAAEEERRKEVEEYGFNPNNDPSLPPIMGGGAFEPKDDNTSSGYRGWGTTSAGRKASTNLSSSAGVGLAMSEAGSAPGYHHAATPSDGTIQYSEGQGTLGETEPIGVLGAAPAAAANSRNVDIHRGPSNASSAYSAANHSEASEESHMSATHPSGGFYDDNPYYNDMQPQYGAYGDGPYGGAPPVIRDVQARRNTRIENPAVFPRQGNAGIAQNF; this is encoded by the exons ATGTCTTCTG GAGCGGCTGCGGCGGCTGCaggagcagcggcagcaacaTCGGCAAACGCCGCTGGTgcagctactactacacccACCGAGACACAAGCGGAAACCACATCCCAATCGACAACGGAAGCAACTCCTACGTCCGAGGCGACAACATCGCAAGAAACTTCCGCGGAACCAACGACATCCGTGTCCACACCTTCTACAACATCAACGTCGTCGACCTCTGAATCAACGTCTTCTGCGACCACAACATCCATACCATCGACAAGTAGCACTTCCACTTCGTCGACTAGTACTACTGAGGCTCCCTCAACCACTACTTCTGCTACTTCCCACACTACCGCGACTCCAGTTGTCACCGAAGTGGTTACTACGACACCAAGCAATGGATCGACCGGCGGCGTGGAAACCCTGACGATAACATCCACCGACACAACACTCCCAACGGGAACTGCTGGTACTGTAGGAAATGGCGTGACTGCCACGGGCAGCGgatcggcagcagcagcatcgtcgacgggtggaagtggaggtggCAGCTCAGGCCTTTCGGCAGGCGGCACCATTGCGGTTGCGGTTGTTGTGCCAGTGGCTTCAGTGGCCATAATCATCCTTGCAGCCTTGTACTTCTGGAGAAAGTGGAAATCGAAGAAGGcggccgaagaagaacggaGGAAAGAAGTGGAGGAATACGGGTTCAATCCGAATAACGATCCATCCCTGCCTCCTATCATGGGTGGTGGAGCCTTCGAACCCAAGGACGACAACACTTCTTCAGGCTACCGTGGCTGGGGAACGACATCTGCTGGTCGCAAGGCATCCACGAACCTATCAAGCAGCGCCGGAGTCGGCCTGGCGATGTCCGAGGCTGGAAGCGCGCCTGGTTATCACCATGCAGCGACCCCAAGCGATGGGACAATTCAGTACTCCGAAGGGCAAGGTACACTGGGAGAGACTGAACCTATTGGAGTCTTGGGTGCTGCTCCAGCAGCCGCGGCGAACAGTCGAAATGTCGATATCCACCGTGGTCCATCGAACGCCTCGTCGGCCTACTCTGCAGCCAATCATTCCGAAGCGTCCGAAGAGAGTCACATGTCTGCCACTCACCCCTCAGGAGGTTTCTACGACGATAACCCGTACTATAATGATATGCAACCGCAATATGGCGCATATGGTGACGGCCCGTATGGCGGAGCTCCGCCTGTCATTCGCGATGTTCAGGCACGACGCAATACGCGCATTGAGAATCCTGCCGTGTTTCCTAGACAAGGGAATGCTGGTATCGCGCAGAATTTCTGA
- a CDS encoding uncharacterized protein (COG:S;~EggNog:ENOG410PMAD;~TransMembrane:1 (o78-98i)) gives MHNHHHHHQALHGTQLQGRSRARRPSLVPRDRLPLLAMRETPTLARREPLPSTDSSSATSSSASSGTKPTSTLTTTTLPVVLGAVVPIVIAIGILLYLHRRNVKKLRNEDANDKHKSLDFGLDLAPTNGAVPMQQAEKADRNAAHNKGISLDIGPSPYLLPPGLHNSRESLASMSRSIGDGDDDKYRHVGSFLGDNSSLRSHSRGPHDDAASFTGSTRRAALGDDMNQGLLRNAQRMSRSSPPLYNTQSGDRNAESPASSDHERDHGFQLDLPRSPSPVHVPGMAISEPHTTSNEAGFAGDHAVTETSAKQKRLSHMPQYADMTLPSDHGLGHDVDSVPAPQNHANLPPLHDPLSLHLDPSPASVQTASMSTPRISLPVSDAASDYGDARRSTIPAVNVQDVTSATSYEDGPQHPDVPAFLAEEPPRSQNTGLDASRRDTRRMTFGLRPLPPEDPSEDPEQRANRIRSFYKEYFDENKNGRETMYHDYVPDYYGEEAYAYDPMMGDQFGAVPAPFAEPVTRRAMTPPPRAPPRFQGAARHMARGSDGGSGFQSPGPRAFSSASNRMPGPPKPRKPIPPPSPLQILPTPHMLNDDSIMSAIEYAPSNHFKDQKEGRPGTPLGGLQPFSPAVPVHSPLVSAFDDLSALPSAHALRKSGAYDTLDFAPPPRFKNDTASDAGSIRSNGTGISSTHLHNIRTGAYRVSRLPADTVGTKDDLMSNLRPKWDMRQ, from the exons ATgcacaatcaccaccaccatcatcaggcTCTCCATGGCACACAATTGCAAGGCCGCTCGAGGGCACGTCGCCCAAGCCTTGTGCCTCGTGACCGGCTGCCATTGCTAGCGATGCGCGAAACTCCGACGTTGGCAAGAAGAGAGCCTCTGCCGTCTACTGATTCTTCCTCGgctacctcatcctccgcatccaGTGGTACTAAACCGACAAGCACGCTTACCACTACGACCTTGCCTGTTGTTTTAGGAGCAGT GGTTCCTATTGTGATTGCTATTGGCATTCTACTCTACTTGCACCGCAGAAATGTGAAGAAGCTCCGTAACGAAGATGCAAACGACAAACACAAATCTCTCGACTTCGGCCTGGATTTGGCGCCCACTAACGGAGCTGTGCCTATGCAACAAGCAGAGAAAGCTGATCGCAACGCGGCCCACAACAAGGGCATCTCGTTGGATATTGGGCCTAGCCCCTATCTGCTCCCCCCCGGTCTGCACAACTCGAGGGAATCCCTGGCGTCTATGTCCAGATCCATCGGTGATGGTGACGACGATAAGTATCGACACGTCGGGTCCTTCCTCGGTGATAATTCGTCGCTCAGGTCGCACTCGAGAGGCCCCCACGACGATGCGGCAAGCTTCACAGGTTCAACCAGACGGGCCGCCCTGGGAGACGATATGAACCAGGGCCTTCTGCGGAACGCCCAACGAATGTCGCGCTCGTCGCCGCCACTTTACAATACTCAGTCTGGTGACCGTAACGCTGAGAGCCCGGCGAGCTCTGATCATGAACGTGATCATGGGTTCCAACTGGATCTGCCCAGAAGCCCGAGTCCTGTACATGTTCCCGGAATGGCCATTAGCGAGCCGCACACGACAAGCAACGAAGCCGGATTCGCTGGAGATCACGCAGTTACTGAGACCAGTGCCAAGCAGAAGCGCCTATCGCATATGCCACAGTATGCAGATATGACACTTCCCAGTGACCACGGTCTCGGCCACGACGTGGATTCGGTACCGGCTCCTCAGAATCATGCCAATCTTCCACCGTTACACGACCCTCTTTCGCTTCATCTGGACCCCAGCCCGGCTTCTGTGCAAACCGCATCGATGTCAACACCCAGGATCTCGCTCCCTGTGAGTGATGCAGCTAGCGACTACGGTGATGCGCGGAGGTCTACTATCCCGGCCGTCAATGTGCAAGATGTGACGAGCGCCACAAGCTATGAAGATGGTCCTCAGCACCCCGACGTCCCTGCTTTTCTTGCCGAAGAGCCACCTCGGAGTCAAAACACAGGCCTTGATGCAAGCCGTCGTGACACGCGACGGATGACTTTCGGTCTTCGTCCTCTGCCGCCAGAGGACCCGTCTGAGGACCCCGAGCAACGTGCCAACCGTATCAGGTCCTTCTACAAGGAGTACTTCGATGAGAACAAGAACGGCCGGGAAACAATGTACCACGACTATGTGCCAGATTACTATGGTGAAGAGGCCTATGCGTATGACCCTATGATGGGTGATCAGTTCGGTGCGGTGCCGGCGCCATTCGCTGAACCAGTGACTCGTCGTGCCATGACTCCTCCACCTCGCGCACCTCCGCGCTTCCAAGGGGCAGCTCGGCATATGGCCAGGGGCTCGGATGGAGGCAGCGGCTTTCAATCTCCCGGTCCCCGTGCATTCTCCTCGGCCTCTAACCGTATGCCGGGACCTCCCAAGCCGCGCAAGCCGATACCCCCGCCATCGCCGCTTCAGATCCTCCCCACACCCCATATGCTGAATGATGACTCTATCATGTCTGCCATCGAGTATgccccctccaaccacttCAAGGATCAAAAGGAGGGCCGACCAGGAACGCCCTTGGGCGGCCTGCAACCATTTAGCCCGGCGGTGCCGGTCCATTCGCCGCTTGTTTCAGCTTTCGATGACCTTTCAGCCTTGCCTAGCGC ACACGCATTGCGCAAGTCGGGCGCTTACGACACATTGGATTTTGCACCTCCGCCTCGCTTCAAGAATGATACTGCGAGCGATGCTGGTAGTATTCGCAGCAACGGCACTGGGATTTCCTCGACCCATTTGCACAACATCCGCACTGGTGCGTATCGTGTCAGCCGTCTGCCCGCGGACACTGTAGGTACCAAGGATGACTTGATGTCGAACCTCCGTCCTAAATGGGATATGCGGCAGTAA
- a CDS encoding uncharacterized protein (COG:S;~EggNog:ENOG410PPFS), translating to MEHVSTLCAISTVGIAPTGFAFGRVDRSSSRPGRFRKKTLPLHDQCATATDDTVSLSNANHVPTSPFPSVTAQSPLAAEFFRGSEDGAFDTSKPGEEKSRRKSSFAGVRLRRRGQTFTGPPKPVFENISLAAHIRRPSSSWVRRLSFQPEKRASCQTPVSPTSNTPGSPASPPASIQRRPNKLVKRPPSHHANSHSLSGIAPSSPLTPTGFRRPATSHQRSETLGHKATHSLNFEPSLILNPPVSKPDIAAIGDDHVWRPYIDVSPEGLSERLARRFSTATRPKDQGLRRIVPNAETAPALLLATSIKGKQPTAEAGLDAFAPSPSVQFRNPFEPSANSSQQKELSLPPEESDSQTSPSLQDADPKSPPTDTGAPEGENFKNVPLVYSKRRAISTPLPASTKTEGTQVIPPHTHGRRNITDPNIFRRPTFAQNGATSSLMSELMGPRRRAYPLYLQDYKQEMAHLRDIGSRPFTLDSVTLTRSQGTFRQRPKRHSIAASDPASTVIGSDDTHIFTSGDEDETDFLSDTAFDSIRTHLTTSSGLGSYAPRIETIFDKDFPVNTLEGESSNGHALETRESLTSQSLGNCHCESDADATPTPITMPGHIADSASDMHEGDSHISFPSDLTDDEDSRSLVAALPGETTNPFTQVQSSMLSLKGDGGDCFRSETRQSHKYDSRSLNHEALDSCPKMNIFDWSEQPRSDREAAGSDGRPRTMHGKHTPDVRGSRAPGRKAPSTLHLRSQSVPVTRDPPTLNEQRQTSGKFGTWGLGSKGVSEDWDSDFDFEDADETTNESMKPSKTTPRRGMIVPQAIMERQASLHGQFGQVQELTLLVEELKRLRHQGSFLNIVRGPSSELWKEAEGIVNLATLDDDDHNNSNNNSPPGSPSSLTFSFDDSEGDSSNANDPWKRVSDGSWGLSLSEHSNSRPTTSPSPDVTTNTKPNSVLDLIYRQRSSVDSAFAESHPPRPRKLPFDTQSLRDLVVRAGVVTRALKEVIRKAEGVTAEPRDTLHLSDPPFRRIFDQSSHHNACLETHGK from the exons ATGGAGCATGTATCAACT CTCTGTGCAATTAGCACCGTCGGTATTGCACCAACTGGCTTCGCCTTCGGTCGCGTAGATCGAAGCTCCTCCAGACCAGGCCGATTCCGGAAAAAGACCCTCCCGCTGCATGATCAATGCGCGACAGCGACAGACGATACCGTATCCTTGTCAAATGCAAACCATGTCCCCACAAGTCCCTTTCCATCAGTGACAGCACAATCTCCTCTGGCCGCAGAATTCTTTCGGGGGTCAGAAGATGGTGCGTTTGATACGAGTAAgccgggagaggagaagtcgCGCAGGAAATCATCGTTTGCAGGTGTACGACTGCGACGTCGCGGACAGACCTTCACTGGCCCGCCAAAGCCAGTCTTCGAGAATATTTCACTCGCTGCGCACATACGACGACCTTCGTCTTCCTGGGTGCGACGCCTGTCATTCCAACCGGAGAAACGCGCTTCATGCCAGACCCCCGTTTCCCCTACATCAAACACGCCCGGTAGCCCGGCCAGCCCTCCCGCTTCTATTCAACGCAGGCCCAACAAACTAGTCAAGCGGCCACCTTCCCATCATGCCAACTCTCATTCATTGTCCGGGATCgcgccatcttctcctttgaCTCCCACCGGTTTTCGCAGGCCTGCTACTAGTCATCAGCGGTCTGAGACCTTGGGACATAAAGCTACTCATAGTCTTAATTTCGAACCGAGTCTGATCTTGAACCCTCCGGTAAGCAAACCTGATATTGCTGCTATAGGGGATGATCATGTCTGGCGTCCATACATAGACGTCAGCCCGGAGGGTTTATCGGAAAGGCTGGCGCGCAGATTCTCAACCGCAACAAGACCGAAAGACCAAGGACTGCGGCGGATTGTACCGAATGCGGAGACTGCCCCGGCTCTCCTTTTGGCAACATCTATCAAAGGGAAGCAACCGACAGCGGAAGCTGGCCTGGATGCATTtgctccttccccttcagtCCAGTTTCGAAACCCATTCGAGCCCAGTGCGAATTCATCTCAACAAAAAGAATTGTCATTGCCGCCGGAGGAAAGCGATTCCCAAACCTCGCCTTCTTTGCAAGATGCGGATCCGAAGTCTCCCCCAACCGACACTGGAGCCCCCGAAGGCGAAAATTTCAAAAATGTTCCCCTAGTTTATTCTAAAAGAAGGGCAATATCGACGCCTCTTCCAGCGTCGACAAAGACGGAAGGAACACAGGTGATTCCACCTCACacacatggaagaagaaacatcaCCGACCCTAATATCTTCCGTCGTCCGACCTTTGCACAAAACGGCGCTACTTCGTCATTGATGTCGGAACTAATGGGTCCGCGACGCAGAGCCTATCCTCTTTATCTTCAGGACTATAAACAAGAGATGGCTCATCTACGGGACATCGGATCGCGTCCATTCACCCTGGACTCAGTAACACTGACTAGGTCTCAAGGCACTTTCCGTCAGCGCCCAAAACGCCATTCTATCGCTGCATCAGACCCTGCATCAACCGTCATAGGTTCCGATGATACTCATATATTCACATCtggcgacgaggatgagacaGATTTCTTGAGCGACACCGCCTTTGACTCCATCCGCACCCATCtcaccaccagcagtggCTTGGGCTCTTATGCTCCTCGAATCGAGACAATCTTTGATAAGGACTTCCCCGTGAATACCTTGGAGGGAGAGTCTTCTAATGGCCATGCACTTGAAACACGCGAATCTCTTACTTCACAGTCGCTTGGGAATTGCCATTGTGAATCTGATGCAGATGCGACGCCAACGCCCATTACTATGCCAGGCCATATCGCAGACAGCGCATCGGATATGCACGAAGGTGACAGCCACATATCTTTTCCGTCTGACTTGACCGACGACGAAGATTCTCGCAGTCTGGTGGCGGCGTTGCCCGGTGAAACTACCAATCCATTCACACAAGTGCAATCTTCAATGTTGTCGTTGAAGGGTGATGGCGGCGATTGTTTCAGAAGCGAGACAAGGCAATCACACAAGTACGATTCTCGCAGTCTCAACCACGAGGCGCTTGACTCGTGTCCGAAAATGAACATCTTCGACTGGTCAGAACAGCCGAGAAGTGACCGTGAAGCAGCAGGTTCTGATGGGCGGCCACGGACCATGCATGGGAAGCATACGCCTGACGTGCGTGGCAGCCGCGCGCCAGGACGAAAAGCTCCGAGTACATTGCATCTCCGTAGTCAAAGTGTTCCAGTAACGAGAGACCCTCCGACACTTAATGAGCAACGTCAGACCTCAGGCAAATTCGGTACATGGGGCCTTGGGAGCAAAGGCGTTAGCGAAGACTGGGACAGTGACTTCGATTTCGAGGATGCAGATGAGACAACCAATGAGTCTATGAAGCCAAGCAAAACGACCCCCCGGCGGGGTATGATTGTTCCTCAGGCCATCATGGAACGCCAAGCAAGCCTTCATGGGCAGTTCGGACAGGTCCAAGAACTAACCTTGCTGGTTGAAGAGCTAAAGCGTCTGCGACACCAAGGCAGCTTTCTAAACATCGTCCGCGGGCCATCAAGCGAGCTTTggaaagaggcagaaggaaTAGTGAACCTAGCCAcacttgatgatgatgatcataaTAACTCGAACAATAACTCTCCTCCTGGATCCCCTTCGTCGCTGACATTCAGTTTTGACGACTCGGAAGGCGATTCATCCAATGCCAATGACCCTTGGAAAAGGGTCAGCGATGGATCATGGGGATTATCGCTCTCAGAGCACTCCAATTCCCGCCCTACTACCTCTCCCAGTCCCGATGTCACTACCAATACCAAACCGAACTCTGTGTTGGATCTGATCTATCGACAACGCAGCTCGGTTGACTCCGCTTTTGCGGAatcacatcctcctcgtcccagAAAACTTCCTTTTGATACGCAATCTCTCCGAGACTTGGTCGTTCGAGCTGGCGTTGTCACGCGTGCTTTGAAAGAAGTAATTCGCAAAGCTGAAGGTGTTACGGCGGAGCCTAGAGACACCTTACATCTTTCAGACCCGCCATTCCGTCGCATTTTCGACCAGTCTTCCCATCATAATGCATGTCTCGAAACTCACGGCAAATGA
- a CDS encoding putative MFS myo-inositol transporter (COG:F,P;~EggNog:ENOG410PG6B;~InterPro:IPR005829,IPR005828,IPR003663,IPR036259, IPR020846;~PFAM:PF00083,PF07690;~TransMembrane:12 (i47-65o93-114i121-144o150-167i179-201o207-229i327-346o352-372i379-400o420-439i459-480o492-510i);~go_component: GO:0016020 - membrane [Evidence IEA];~go_component: GO:0016021 - integral component of membrane [Evidence IEA];~go_function: GO:0022857 - transmembrane transporter activity [Evidence IEA];~go_process: GO:0055085 - transmembrane transport [Evidence IEA]): MNRRDDNEPSDPNAPLLPSEPRIDQEPQYEGRNGPKPTTNLEQSNGWFIYALTFSAGISGLLFGYDTGVISATLVSIGSDLSNRPLTTLDKSLVTSCTSLFALIASPLAGILADKFGRRKVILVADVLFTLGALIQAVTSAVWGMIVGRSIVGLAVGGASLVTPLYISELAPSHARGRLVTILSLFITGGQVVAYIIGWLFSSVSGGWRYIVGIGMLPAIFQFFIVLTLPETPRWLVQAGFEEKATKVLSRVYGSHHDSGLMAKQVMRDIQQEVAEEEEELTQTNKPSTGNWQWLTNVTQCARHLVLVGGNRRALIIAVMLQATQQLCGFNSLMYFSATIFSMLSFSSPTLVSLSVALTNFLFTLLAFAFIDRIGRRRILLYSVPVMALSLIACAFTFGSVEMPNPESRVRAEDATSDSAFLPVVILICLTVYVGAYAFGLGNVPWQQSELFPLNVRSLGSALATATNWGSNFVVGLTFLPMMEWLSPGWTFAAYAAVCVFGWFGIYTIYPEMSGLRLEEVKELLADGWGVQESLRRRRGRPGVS; the protein is encoded by the exons ATGAATCGCAGGGACGACAATGAGCCGTCTGACCCCAATGCTCCCTTGCTCCCTTCCGAGCCCCGGATAGACCAGGAACCCCAATATGAAGGTCGCAATGGGCCGAAGCCTACTACCAACTTGGAACAATCAAACGGGTGGTTTATTTACGCTCTGACCTTCTCCGCTGGCATTAGTGGGTTGTTATTTGGTTACGA CACAGGTGTCATTTCCGCAACCTTAGTATCGATCGGCTCCGATCTCTCTAACCGTCCTCTAACGACATTGGACAAGAGTCTCGTAACGTCCTGCACCAGCCTGTTCGCTTTGATTGCGAGTCCGCTAGCGGGAATCCTGGCAGACAAGTTCGGTCGCAGAAAGGTTATTCTCGTTGCAGACGTGCTTTTCACCCTCGGCGCTTTGATACAAGCTGTCACAAGTGCAGTATGGGGCATGATAGTTGGAAGAAGCATTGTTGGCCTGGCTGTTGGTGGAGCAAGTCTGGTGACTCCATT ATACATCTCCGAGCTGGCGCCTTCCCATGCTAGAGGAAGGCTTGTGACGATACTGAGTCTCTTTATTACAGGCGGACAAGTCGTTGCTTATATCATCGGTTGGTTATTTTCCTCTGTATCTGGAGGCTGGCGTTATATTGTTGGCATTGGAATGCTCCCAGCAATTTTTCAATTTTTCATAGTCTTGACTCTTCCAGAAACCCCTCGTTGGCTGGTCCAGGCAGGGTTCGAAGAGAAAGCTACGAAAGTCCTCTCCCGGGTTTATGGGAGCCATCACGACAGTGGCCTCATGGCCAAGCAGGTTATGCGGGATATCCAGCAAGAAgtggccgaggaggaggaagagttaactcaaacaaacaagcccTCCACAGGAAACTGGCAGTGGCTGACGAACGTTACGCAGTGTGCTCGCCACTTGGTCCTCGTCGGTGGTAATCGGAGGGCATTGATCATAGCGGTTATGCTGCAAGCCACACAACAACTGTGTGGATTCAACAGCCTCATGTATTTCTCAGCGACAATTTTCTCCATGCTGTCATTCTCGTCCCCAACTCTAGTGTCATTGTCAGTGGCGCTGACCAACTTCTTATTCACCTTACTCGCATTTGCCTTTATCGATAGGATTGGTCGACGCCGCATTCTCCTGTACTCAGTGCCAGTGATGGCTCTCTCCCTCATTGCTTGCGCTTTTACGTTCGGCTCAGTCGAAATGCCAAACCCGGAGTCGAGGGTACGGGCGGAAGATGCCACAAGTGATAGCGCTTTCCTCCCTGTTGTTATCCTGATATGCCTCACCGTTTATGTGGGAGCTTATGCTTTCGGACTTGGAAACGTGCCTTGGCAGCAATCAGAGCTCTTCCCCTTAAATGTACGCTCCTTGGGATCAGCCTTGGCTACCGCAACGAATTGGGGGTCAAATTTTGTTGTCGGTCTAACTTTCCTGCCTATGATGGAATGGCTCTCTCCTGGATGGACATTCGCGGCCTATGCGGCCGTATGCGTGTTCGGTTGGTTTGGTATTTACACTATCTATCCCGAGATGAGCGGCCTTCGCTTGGAGGAAGTCAAGGAACTTCTAGCAGATGGCTGGGGTGTTCAGGAAAGCCTTAGAAGACGTCGTGGTCGTCCTGGCGTGAGCTAA
- a CDS encoding uncharacterized protein (COG:S;~EggNog:ENOG410PTWB) has product MSSQVPTMAENCSRNSFFRLPTEIIQYIAYLLPRDIDMVNFAQCCPWLAAKTLPGHSSIWRSRFIDLYDVTRQYASNEVKVEYQIRAIVLSQSISFKFGQKEAQTLWLEVLRDMLRESYWLLESNGPYTSKNHQKIRDILSNSELLNRPVSGYSQKDAGSPSDLFCATQLCLTGLALDPLMSVQCLRTDYDVGVVYGYRAENSRPIVLENKLDLQKLLHIRNFWLRHLLCPTEATFHASYINLAPRYKPRSWGELAPSDDELPWMGYASCVHPYPRSLKILEDRQTCADLDTNCAQVRFQSLSVKPDPNPLNWPPILQSVVSLDPLNFERSYFRGIRRTPDYVVQPPDLVRGFCEPIADFQGGFSGWRRICFVIYQWDQEQPPVLSANDGTEPALDENAGPFEAKWPPPDFESDFYLVQVYEGVILPEGRMMIGTWIDLLETLDKGPFIFWKR; this is encoded by the exons atgagctCCCAAGTACCGACCATGGCGGAAAATTGCTCTCGTAACTCCTTTTTTCGCTTGCCCACAGAG ATCATTCAGTATATTGCTTACTTGCTACCTCGCGACATCGATATGGTAAATTTCGCCCAATGCTGCCCTTGGCTAGCAGCAAAAACACTGCCGGGTCATTCTTCCATCTGGCGAAGCCGCTTCATTGACCTTTATGATGTTACTCGACAATATGCTTCTAATGAAGTCAAAGTTGAGTATCAAATTCGAGCCATTGTTCTCTCACAATCCATCAGTTTCAAATTCGGCCAAAAGGAAGCGCAGACTCTCTGGCTGGAAGTCCTACGAGATATGCTACGTGAATCATACTGGCTTCTAGAGTCGAATGGGCCATACACTTCTAAGAACCACCAGAAGATTCGAGACATACTCTCCAACTCTGAACTTCTGAACAGGCCCGTTAGCGGCTACAGTCAGAAGGATGCAGGCTCGCCTTCCGATCTCTTCTGTGCAACCCAGTTG TGCCTGACCGGTTTAGCTCTGGATCCTCTTATGTCTGTTCAGTGTCTGAGGACAGACTATGACGTTGGCGTCGTCTATGGTTACAGGGCTGAGAACAGCAGACCAATTGTGCTTGAAAACAAGCTCGACCTGCAGAAGTTACTTCACATACGCAACTTCTGGcttcgtcatcttctctgCCCGACTGAAGCGACCTTTCACGCTTCTTATATTAACCTGGCTCCACGCTACAAGCCCAGATCATGGGGTGAGCTTGCGCCTTCTGATGATGAATTGCCATGGATGGGTTATGCAT CATGCGTGCACCCATACCCGAGATCTCTGAAGATCCTCGAGGATCGCCAGACATGCGCGGATCTGGATACTAATTGTGCGCAAGTTCGGTTTCAG TCTCTTTCAGTGAAACCCGATCCCAACCCCTTGAATTGGCCACCTATACTTCAATCAGTAGTTTCTCTTGATCCTCTGAACTTCGAACGATCATATTTTCGTGGAATACGGAGAACACCTGACTACGTCGTTCAACCCCCGGATCTGGTGCGAGGGTTCTGTGAACCAATCGCCGATTTCCAAGGGGGCTTCTCTGGCTGGCGTCGCATTTGCTTCGTGATATATCAATGGGATCAAGAGCAGCCGCCCGTTCTTTCTGCTAACGATGGCACAGAGCCCGCTCTGGATGAGAACGCAGGGCCTTTCGAGGCAAAATGGCCGCCACCAGACTTTGAGTCTGATTTTTACTTAGTACAGGTTTACGAGGGCGTGATCCTACCGGAAGGTAGAATGATGATCGGAACTTGGATAGATCTGCTGGAGACGCTGGACAAGGGTCCGTTTATCTTTTGGAAACGATGA